GATGAACTCAGAACAAGGCTTTACAGGGCCGGTGAATATTGGCAACCCAGGCGAGTTCACGATGTTGCAGTTGGCTGAAACTGTATTAAAGCTATCTGGCGGTAAATCAAAGATTATTCACCAGCCTTTGCCATCAGACGATCCCAAACAGCGTCAGCCCAATATTGAATTAGCCAAGTTAAAGCTTGGTTGGCAACCGAAGGTCAATCTAGAAGATGGTCTCAAGGAAACGATTGCTTACTTTAGGAGGGTGCTAGCTGGCACGGGCAAATTAGGAGGCATCATATGATTGACATAATCGCACATCGTGGTTATTGGCTTGATGCTGCTGAAAAAAATACCTTCATAGCTTTCACAAGGGCTTTGGAAAATGGCTTTGGGATTGAAACTGACTTTCGGGACTTTAATAGAGAGCTGGTGGTCTCTCATGATATCCCCGTTGCTGGAGCGATGAAGGCCTCACAATTTATTGATTTGTATAGAAAATATCCCGTTTCTGCGCCCATGGCCTTGAATATCAAGTCAGATGGCTTGCACGACTTAATAAGTCAATTCATAGCGCATGCTGAATTTAAGAGTTCATTTGTATTTGATATGGCTGTACCCGATATGCGAGGTTATTTAAAAAGCGGTGTTCATACGTTTAGCCGCTTAAGTGAATATGAGCCGCACCCTGTATTTTTGAAGGATTGCAAGGGTGTCTGGCTAGATGCTTTCGAAAGCGAGTGGTATGGTGCCAGCACTATTAGTTCTCTGCTGAACCAGGAGAAAAAAATAGCAATAGTCTCTCCAGAGCTACATGGGAGACCACGTTTAGCTCTATGGGCTCTAATTAGAGATCATGATTTTCATCGTAATGAATTAGTGTCTATTTGCACTGATTTCCCCATGGAAGCAAAGGAATATTTTTATGAGCAAGATTAAGGCCATATTATTTGATATGGATGGCGTCCTCATAGATGCAAAAGATTGGCACTATGAGGCACTCAACCAGGCGCTTGCTATTTTTGGCATGGAAATTAATCGATATGATCACCTAGTTACTTATGATGGCTTACCAACAAAAAAGAAATTAGAGATGCTTACTCTGGAGCGTGGATTACCTAGAGCATTGCATAGCTTTATCAATGACATGAAGCAAGAGTTTACTTTTCAGTTAGGCTATGCGAAATGCAAGCCAACATTTAATCATCAATACGCGCTGTCTCATTTAAAAGCGAAGGGTTATAGGATGGCAGCCTGCTCAAACTCGATCCGAAAAACGATGGATATCTTGCTTGAAAGGGCTGCGCTGACTAACTATTTTGATTTTTACCTCTCCAATCAAGATGTCCATGAGCCTAAGCCACACCCTGAAATGTATACCGTTGCAATGCAAAGGATGAACTTACAGCCTAACGAATGCCTCATACTTGAAGATAATGAAAATGGCATTAAGGCTGCTCGAGCCTCTGGCGCACACCTCTTAATTATTCATGATGTCCATGAAGTCAATCTGGAAAATATCACCAAAAGAATTGATGAAATCGAGGTACAGCCATGAATTTAGTTATTCCAATTGCATCTAGTTCTAAGTTTTTTAGTCTTGAAGAGTTTGGCTACCCAAAACCTTTAATTGAAATCATGGGAATACCTATGATAGAGCACGTGATTAAAAATATTACCTACTGTAATAGCTTCAAAAAAATTATTTTTATTTTGCAGCAAGATGAATGCGATCGCTTTCATCTTGACAGTACCTTAAATTTATTAAGCCCCATTAAACCAGAGATTATTAAGTTGAGGGCAGATACAAAGGGTGCTTTATGCAGTGTTTTATTGGCCGTTGAGCACATAAATCAGAATGAGTCCTTGCTTATCTCAAATGCTGACCAAATCTTTGACCGAGGTATCGCCGAGCATCTTCAGCAGTTTGCCTCTAGCAGTCTGGATGCGGCCTGTCTT
This genomic interval from Polynucleobacter necessarius contains the following:
- a CDS encoding PI-PLC domain-containing protein; amino-acid sequence: MIDIIAHRGYWLDAAEKNTFIAFTRALENGFGIETDFRDFNRELVVSHDIPVAGAMKASQFIDLYRKYPVSAPMALNIKSDGLHDLISQFIAHAEFKSSFVFDMAVPDMRGYLKSGVHTFSRLSEYEPHPVFLKDCKGVWLDAFESEWYGASTISSLLNQEKKIAIVSPELHGRPRLALWALIRDHDFHRNELVSICTDFPMEAKEYFYEQD
- a CDS encoding HAD family hydrolase; translated protein: MSKIKAILFDMDGVLIDAKDWHYEALNQALAIFGMEINRYDHLVTYDGLPTKKKLEMLTLERGLPRALHSFINDMKQEFTFQLGYAKCKPTFNHQYALSHLKAKGYRMAACSNSIRKTMDILLERAALTNYFDFYLSNQDVHEPKPHPEMYTVAMQRMNLQPNECLILEDNENGIKAARASGAHLLIIHDVHEVNLENITKRIDEIEVQP
- a CDS encoding glycosyltransferase family 2 protein, translating into MNLVIPIASSSKFFSLEEFGYPKPLIEIMGIPMIEHVIKNITYCNSFKKIIFILQQDECDRFHLDSTLNLLSPIKPEIIKLRADTKGALCSVLLAVEHINQNESLLISNADQIFDRGIAEHLQQFASSSLDAACLTFSSVHPRWSYVKTNGDGLVIETAEKRPISKHAIAGIYWYRKGSEFVQSGMASIKNGSCVEGKYFISPVFNEYVLSGKKVGYYAVPNEQYHTFYSPQKIEEYESSLKHNDRQ